The Cryobacterium roopkundense sequence ACCCACGAAGACGATCAGCAGGGAGGGAATCCACGCCCGCGACAGAATTGAGATCACCTCGCCCACGGCAAGGAGCAGGATGATGACTGTGGCGACATAGATGGGCTGATCTAGCACGGTGCTGTTCTCTCTCTACGCTGAGCGGGGGATCACACTGGGAACTGGTTGCTGCCGTCTTTCCAGACCTGGTCGATCATGGTGCGGAGCGAGCCGAGCTGCTCGACCGAGTCGAGCCTTCCGTTCAGCACCACAGCATCGGCGACGTAGTTCGGCGCGAGCCGGCCGACCGAGGTGAGGGGCGTGATGAGTTCACCGGCTACCGATGTCGTTGAGGCGAGCACCTGCTCGAGGTTCATGCCCACGTCGGCCAGCAACGCGAGTTCCTGTAGGTTTTCGCCGTGCACTCCCACGCCGGAGTCGGTTCCCATCGCGATGCGCACCCCGGCGGCCACTGCTCGCGCGATGGACTCCCGGTGAATGTCGACCACCTTGTGCGCCTTCTCGATCACGAGCGGGGAGAGCCCGCTCGTGCCAGATGCGCCCTTGCGAATCACGGCCTGCGGAGCCGCGAGGGTGGGAACGAGATAGGCGTTCTTCTCAAGGAAGAGGTTGATCGCCTCGTCGTCGAGGTAGATGCCGTGCTCGATCGTGCGAACACCCATCCGCAGGGCGTTCTTGATTCCCGCCGCACCCTGGGCGTGTGCCATCACGTACTTGCCCTGCGCCTCCGCCTCCTCCACGATCACCCGAATCTCGGCCTCGGTGAACTGCGAGTGGCGAGGATCATCGGTCGGAGAGAGCACGCCGCCGGTCGAGCAGATCTTGATCTGGTCGGCTCCGGCCCGCAGCATCCGTCGGGTCACCTTGCGCACCTCCTCAACGCCGTCGGCGATTCCGCTCGGTCGGCCGGGGTGAGAGCCCATGGTGGGTGAGTCCACGCCGGAGGGCTGCCAGAAGTCTGCGTGGCCTCCGGTCTGCGACATGATGCTGATGGCGAGGCGCAGGCGCGGGCCCTTCACCAGGCCTGAGTCGACGGCCACCTTGGTACCGAGGTCGGCACCTCCGGCGTCGCGGGCCGACGTGATTCCGGCCCGCAGGGTGGCCTCAAGGTTGCGCACGGACTCGTAGAACTGCAGCGAGAACGGTTCGGTGAAGGCCTGCAGCGAGCCCGGGTTAGAGGTCGTCGCGTGGATGTGCAGGTCGATCATTCCCGGCAGGACTGTTTTGCCTGTGCAGTCGATCACCGTGGCGCCCGCATACTCAGGGGCGGAACCGGCGCTCGGACCGACGGCGGCAATCTGCGCACCGGCGAAGACCACGTCGGCGGGTTCCGGCAGAAACCGTTCGCCGTCGAAGACATGGGCGTTGCGGAAAACCGTGGAGGGGACAGTCATGATGACCTTTCGTGGAGGGCGGAGATGCTGAGCAGGCTGTCCCACGCGAACGTGGCCAACCAGTGCGTGGACATGAAATCGGGTGAGAGCGCGCCAGCCAGGCCGGCCTGTAGCAGCGGGTCGAGGGCCCGGCTCAGCGGGGCGGACTGCGCGTCGGAGCGGATGCCAGGGGCTGGTTCGCCCGCGTGG is a genomic window containing:
- a CDS encoding metal-dependent hydrolase family protein, with product MTVPSTVFRNAHVFDGERFLPEPADVVFAGAQIAAVGPSAGSAPEYAGATVIDCTGKTVLPGMIDLHIHATTSNPGSLQAFTEPFSLQFYESVRNLEATLRAGITSARDAGGADLGTKVAVDSGLVKGPRLRLAISIMSQTGGHADFWQPSGVDSPTMGSHPGRPSGIADGVEEVRKVTRRMLRAGADQIKICSTGGVLSPTDDPRHSQFTEAEIRVIVEEAEAQGKYVMAHAQGAAGIKNALRMGVRTIEHGIYLDDEAINLFLEKNAYLVPTLAAPQAVIRKGASGTSGLSPLVIEKAHKVVDIHRESIARAVAAGVRIAMGTDSGVGVHGENLQELALLADVGMNLEQVLASTTSVAGELITPLTSVGRLAPNYVADAVVLNGRLDSVEQLGSLRTMIDQVWKDGSNQFPV